From a single Equus asinus isolate D_3611 breed Donkey chromosome 2, EquAss-T2T_v2, whole genome shotgun sequence genomic region:
- the GDPGP1 gene encoding GDP-D-glucose phosphorylase 1 yields the protein MALPCDSNETSYLLPANSEDWEGHGIPDFVYRQEELLLEGIQWPRRAPGLPDAPPPLSRFDCVLCSAWRQRMELGLFRYHLGELQTQTLPGAVGFVAQLNVERGVQRRRPQNIRSVRQAFDPEQFNFNKIRPGEVLFRLHREPGLPGALQQEDILVMINVSPLEWGHVLLVPEPARGLPQRLLPGALQAGVEAVLLSSHPGFRVGFNSLGGLASVNHLHLHGYYLAHRLPVEGAPSKPLDPGGRLHLLQALPAPGFLFYASGPGPELEALISRVCRATDYLTDHEIAHNLFVTRGAPPGKTSPSSALTGVRVILWARKSSFGIKEGGAFNVALCELAGHLPVKTSQDFSSLTEAAALALIQDCLLPPAQAEEVQAALVALTAQEEQESFQKYLFSY from the coding sequence ATGGCTCTTCCATGTGATTCAAATGAAACTTCCTATTTGCTGCCTGCAAACAGCGAGGACTGGGAAGGGCACGGCATTCCTGACTTTGTCTACCGGCAGGAGGAGCTTTTGCTGGAAGGGATTCAGTGGCCGAGGAGGGCACCGGGCCTCCCAGACGCGCCACCACCGCTGTCCCGCTTCGACTGTGTGCTCTGCTCTGCCTGGAGGCAGCGGATGGAGCTGGGGCTGTTCCGCTACCACCTGGGGGAGCTGCAGACCCAAACCCTCCCTGGTGCTGTGGGTTTTGTGGCTCAGCTGAATGTGGAGCGAGGCGTGCAGAGGAGGCGCCCCCAGAATATCAGGAGCGTGAGGCAGGCGTTCGACCCTGAACAGTTTAACTTCAACAAGATCCGGCCAGGAGAAGTCCTCTTCCGACTGCACCGGGAGCCCGGTCTCCCAGGTGCTCTCCAGCAAGAGGACATCCTCGTGATGATCAACGTCAGCCCTTTGGAGTGGGGCCACGTGCTGCTGGTGCCTGAGCCTGCCCGCGGGCTCCCCCAGCGCCTGCTGCCAGGGGCGCTGCAGGCCGGGGTTGAGGCTGTGCTGCTGAGCTCACACCCAGGCTTCCGTGTTGGCTTCAACAGCCTGGGTGGCTTGGCCTCGGTGAATCACCTGCACCTGCATGGCTACTACCTGGCCCACAGACTGCCCGTGGAGGGAGCCCCCAGCAAGCCCCTGGACCCTGGGGGTCGCCTGCATCTGCTCCAGGCCCTTCCAGCCCCCGGCTTCCTCTTTTACGCCAGCGGGCCGGGGCCTGAACTGGAAGCCTTGATAAGCAGGGTGTGTCGGGCCACTGACTACCTGACTGACCACGAGATTGCACACAACTTGTTTGTGACCAGGGGGGCCCCACCGGGAAAAACATCACCTTCCTCAGCCCTCACGGGGGTCCGAGTAATTCTGTGGGCCCGGAAGTCCAGCTTTGGGATAAAGGAAGGTGGGGCGTTCAATGTTGCCCTCTGTGAGCTGGCTGGGCACCTCCCTGTCAAAACGTCCCAAGACTTCAGCAGCCTGACAGAGGCAGCTGCCCTGGCCCTCATCCAAGACTGCCTGCTGCCCCCAGCCCAAGCAGAGGAGGTACAGGCAGCACTGGTCGCTTTGACAGCCCAGGAGGAGCAGGAATCCTTCcagaagtatttattttcttactga
- the CIB1 gene encoding calcium and integrin-binding protein 1 — MGASGSRLSKELLAEYQDLTFLTKQEILLAHRRFCELLPQEHRSVEESLQIRVSLEQILSLPELKANPFKERICRVFSTSPTRDSLSFEDFLDLLSVFSDTATPDIKSHYAFRIFDFDDDGTLNRDDLSQLVNCLTGEGEDTRLSASEMKQLIDNILEESDIDRDGTINLSEFQHVISRSPDFASSFKIVL, encoded by the exons atGGGGGCCTCGGGCAGTCGCCTGTCCAAGGAGCTGCTGGCCGAGTACCAG GACTTGACGTTCCTTACGAAGCAGGAGATTCTCCT AGCCCACAGGCGGTTTTGTGAGCTGCTTCCCCAGGAGCACCGGAGTGTGGAGGAGTCACTGCAGATACGAGTGTCCTTGGAGCAGATCCTCAGCCTTCCAGAGCTCAAG GCCAACCCCTTCAAGGAGCGAATCTGCAGGGTCTTCTCCACATCCCCAACCAGAGACAGCCTGAGCTTTGAGGACTTTCTGGACCTCCTCAGTGTGTTCAGTGACACAGCAACCCCAGACATCAAGTCCCACTATGCCTTCCGCATCTTTG ACTTTGATGATGATGGAACCTTGAACAGAGATGACCTGAGCCAGCTCGTGAACTGCCTCACGGGAGAGGGCGAGGACACACGGCTCAGTGCTTCCGAGATGAAGCAGCTCATAGACAAT ATCCTGGAAGAGTCCGACATTGATAGGGATGGGACCATCAATCTCTCTGAGTTCCAGCATGTCATCTCCCGTTCACCAGACTTTGCAAG CTCCTTTAAGATTGTCCTGTGA